In Actinomyces sp. zg-332, the following proteins share a genomic window:
- a CDS encoding PaaI family thioesterase, whose amino-acid sequence MTLLESFNIQFDMKEDGSFTATMPIHEFYTQHQGYVAGGVYLILAETAGGYASNLMGEKAEEKYVAVGQNINAHHVRPKKSDGGFITASGTLLHKGKSTHLWDIKITDENDKLISTVSVQNFIIQLGK is encoded by the coding sequence ATGACTTTACTGGAAAGTTTTAACATACAGTTTGATATGAAAGAAGATGGATCTTTTACAGCCACAATGCCAATACATGAATTTTACACACAACATCAAGGATACGTAGCCGGTGGTGTTTACCTTATTTTAGCTGAAACTGCTGGGGGCTACGCTTCAAACCTTATGGGGGAAAAAGCTGAAGAAAAGTATGTAGCTGTAGGACAAAATATAAATGCTCACCATGTTCGTCCAAAAAAATCTGATGGTGGTTTTATAACTGCTAGTGGCACACTACTACACAAAGGTAAGTCAACTCATCTTTGGGATATAAAAATAACCGATGAAAACGACAAGCTAATTTCTACAGTATCTGTGCAAAACTTTATAATACAACTTGGAAAATAA
- the menE gene encoding o-succinylbenzoate--CoA ligase, with protein sequence MDWLLDNVEKYPDKIFINDITYAQAYKLVLEYAHNISSRIKEFTRVAICPKNNEKTILLLLSLLSLRKEIVLINSHLTHEEKIIQCKNTETKILITDCTSFSSSQGITFYTIDKILEKDSKSEENPPQILFTTSPEQTAFIINTSGTTGKSKTIKIMWKHIISHVYMSKKKLGVTQNDVWLIVLPIFHVGGLMIIFRSLYNGTSIKTLEKFDCNTVLNLIRKEEVNMISLVPTMLNKIIDKITTHNLRLILLGGESTPLNLINKIIDKKIPVYKTYGMTETLSQIATFNLLEYPNKKLASGLPLENVKIKIVDKDKNNVGKIYVSSPTNTNTSNDYFNTNDYGYLDKEGFLYVISRRNDLIISGGENIYPKEIENVLYELNTVEECIVLPIENSYYGQRPILHIVTSESEENIRKFLLNKIAKYKVPDHIIFHAKLPRNILGKIDVKALMKIHINLYNE encoded by the coding sequence ATGGATTGGCTATTGGATAATGTAGAAAAATACCCCGATAAAATTTTCATCAATGATATAACTTATGCACAAGCTTATAAACTAGTACTCGAATATGCACACAACATTTCTTCTAGAATAAAAGAGTTTACTAGGGTTGCTATTTGCCCTAAAAATAACGAAAAAACAATACTATTACTTTTGTCATTATTGTCGCTAAGAAAAGAAATCGTATTAATTAACTCTCATCTAACACATGAGGAAAAGATAATTCAATGTAAAAACACTGAAACAAAAATATTAATTACAGATTGTACCTCTTTTTCATCTTCTCAAGGTATTACTTTTTATACTATTGATAAAATACTAGAAAAAGACAGTAAATCAGAAGAAAATCCTCCTCAAATACTTTTTACCACTTCCCCAGAACAAACTGCTTTCATAATAAATACAAGTGGAACAACTGGAAAATCAAAAACTATAAAAATAATGTGGAAACATATAATAAGCCATGTTTATATGTCTAAGAAAAAACTAGGGGTAACTCAAAATGATGTTTGGCTCATAGTTCTACCTATTTTCCACGTAGGTGGATTGATGATAATTTTCAGGTCACTTTACAACGGCACATCTATAAAAACCCTTGAAAAATTTGATTGCAATACAGTGCTGAACTTAATAAGAAAAGAAGAAGTCAATATGATTTCTTTAGTTCCAACAATGCTAAATAAAATCATAGATAAAATAACTACTCACAATTTGAGACTAATCTTATTGGGCGGAGAAAGCACTCCTTTGAACCTAATAAATAAAATTATTGATAAGAAAATACCTGTATACAAAACCTATGGAATGACAGAAACTCTAAGCCAAATAGCCACTTTTAACTTACTTGAGTATCCCAATAAAAAATTAGCTTCAGGACTACCTCTAGAAAATGTAAAAATCAAAATAGTAGATAAAGATAAAAATAACGTAGGGAAAATATATGTATCTTCTCCTACTAATACTAATACTTCAAACGACTACTTCAATACAAACGACTACGGCTATTTAGATAAAGAAGGATTCTTATATGTTATAAGTCGCAGAAATGATTTAATAATTTCTGGTGGCGAGAATATATATCCTAAAGAGATAGAAAACGTCTTATATGAGCTAAATACCGTTGAAGAATGCATAGTTTTACCGATAGAAAACTCATACTATGGACAGCGCCCTATTCTGCACATAGTTACTAGTGAATCTGAAGAGAATATACGCAAATTTTTGTTAAATAAAATAGCCAAATATAAAGTCCCAGACCATATTATTTTTCACGCTAAACTCCCAAGAAATATATTAGGGAAAATCGATGTAAAAGCACTTATGAAAATACATATAAATCTATATAATGAGTAG
- a CDS encoding DUF3043 domain-containing protein, producing MSTPKEDPTENTSNKKTSGKGRPTPKRRDAEKEKIRPLVPPDRKEAKRQERKQRNLFYEKQRQALLTGDERYLPLRDKGPVRRWVRDWVDARFSWCEFMFPIIIVLLFASLFFQSDQRKMLFILISLYTVFITSFIDAIIATIYLKRKLNKRFTRSEIPPRIGFYAFMRMLVLPVMRSPKPLRKHGDWPS from the coding sequence ATGTCTACACCAAAAGAAGATCCAACTGAAAATACTTCTAATAAAAAAACTTCTGGAAAGGGACGTCCAACTCCTAAACGTCGTGATGCAGAAAAAGAAAAAATTCGTCCTTTAGTTCCTCCAGATCGTAAAGAAGCAAAACGACAGGAACGCAAACAACGTAATCTTTTCTATGAGAAACAACGTCAAGCACTACTAACTGGTGACGAAAGATATCTACCACTCAGGGACAAAGGACCAGTACGCAGATGGGTTCGTGACTGGGTTGATGCACGTTTCTCCTGGTGTGAATTTATGTTCCCAATCATCATTGTCTTATTATTTGCTTCTTTGTTCTTCCAATCAGATCAAAGAAAAATGTTATTTATTTTAATTTCTTTATACACAGTATTTATCACTTCTTTCATAGATGCAATAATTGCAACTATATATCTAAAACGTAAACTAAATAAGCGTTTTACCAGAAGTGAGATTCCTCCGCGTATAGGTTTTTATGCTTTTATGAGAATGCTTGTGCTACCAGTTATGCGTTCTCCTAAACCTTTAAGAAAACACGGAGATTGGCCTTCATAA
- the trpS gene encoding tryptophan--tRNA ligase: protein MENTELTEKNDEASLLATIERSNQIEKEIEKNPKQFRVLTGDRPTGNLHLGHYFGTLKNRVEIQNKGVDTWLVIADYQVITDRDGVGPLRDRVLSLCADYIACGIDPSKSTIFTHSAIPALNQLMLPFLSLVTESELHRNPTVKSELEATNGRAMSGLMLTYPVHQTADILFCKANLVPVGKDQLPHLEQARVIASRFDKRYGRVGDKPIFRNPHALLSKASSILGLDGQKMSKSRGNTIELGMDEDTTVKRLKKAVTDSERFITYDPLNRPEVSNLLLMAALASNTTPEKIAEEIADGGAGKLKAVTTEALLEMLKPIRERRAEIIADETYLLNVIREGNEKANEVANETLREVKQAMNMIY, encoded by the coding sequence ATGGAAAACACTGAATTGACAGAAAAAAATGATGAAGCCTCATTGTTAGCAACAATAGAGCGCAGTAATCAAATTGAAAAAGAAATCGAAAAAAATCCAAAGCAATTTCGAGTACTTACAGGAGACAGACCGACAGGAAACCTACATTTGGGTCACTACTTTGGAACTTTGAAAAATCGTGTTGAAATTCAGAATAAAGGTGTAGATACATGGCTTGTTATAGCTGATTACCAAGTAATTACTGACCGAGATGGTGTAGGACCTTTACGTGATCGAGTACTTTCGCTTTGCGCTGATTACATTGCCTGTGGCATTGATCCATCGAAGTCCACTATTTTTACTCATTCAGCTATCCCTGCACTAAACCAGCTAATGTTGCCTTTCTTATCCTTGGTAACTGAATCAGAATTACACCGCAACCCGACTGTAAAATCTGAGCTGGAAGCTACAAACGGAAGAGCAATGAGTGGCCTAATGCTCACCTATCCAGTACATCAAACTGCTGATATTTTATTCTGCAAAGCTAACTTAGTTCCTGTCGGTAAAGATCAGCTTCCTCACTTAGAACAAGCACGCGTAATCGCTTCACGTTTTGACAAACGTTATGGAAGAGTTGGCGACAAACCTATTTTCCGCAATCCACACGCTCTGCTTTCCAAAGCCTCATCAATTTTGGGCTTAGACGGTCAAAAAATGAGTAAATCACGCGGTAACACCATTGAGCTAGGCATGGATGAAGATACAACTGTAAAACGTCTGAAAAAAGCTGTAACTGACTCTGAACGTTTTATTACTTATGATCCTCTAAATCGCCCAGAAGTATCTAATCTATTGTTAATGGCTGCTCTTGCCTCAAATACTACTCCTGAAAAAATTGCTGAAGAAATTGCAGATGGTGGAGCAGGAAAACTAAAAGCAGTTACAACTGAAGCACTACTTGAAATGCTAAAACCTATACGTGAACGTCGTGCAGAAATAATAGCTGACGAAACATATTTGCTAAATGTAATACGAGAAGGAAATGAAAAAGCTAATGAAGTTGCTAATGAAACTTTGCGTGAAGTAAAGCAAGCAATGAATATGATTTACTAA
- the sucC gene encoding ADP-forming succinate--CoA ligase subunit beta: protein MDLYEYEAKELFLKHGINTLPSIICKNPEEVYNASAKYDCLVVVKAQVKTGGRGKAGGVKLAKTPQEAKELSAEILGMKIKDHLVEQVMVTPAADIKQEYYFSMMVDRSAGQHIAIISAEGGVDIETLAKTDPDKIIKHHFTKDFDKQIPTLVEKAFPKKILDDKKIIEKITQTLEKLHECYVKEDATLVEVNPLVLTDENDILALDAKVTLDDNAGIRHSEHEKYVHIKAEDPKELEAKKLGLNYVHLQGEVGIIGNGAGLVMSTLDVVQGQGEKFGGIKPANFLDIGGGASSQTMSNSLNLVLSDEQVQSVFINVFGGITACDKVAEGIVKALGTIDENKIKPIVIRLDGNAVTRGLDILREYAHPSIIVVETMDEAAYKACELVGSKK, encoded by the coding sequence ATGGATCTATACGAATATGAAGCCAAAGAGCTTTTTCTCAAACATGGTATAAATACCTTGCCATCTATTATCTGTAAGAATCCTGAAGAAGTATATAATGCTAGTGCAAAATACGACTGTCTAGTAGTAGTAAAAGCCCAAGTAAAAACAGGAGGAAGGGGCAAAGCTGGAGGCGTAAAACTAGCTAAAACCCCGCAAGAAGCCAAAGAGCTTTCAGCTGAAATACTAGGAATGAAAATAAAAGACCACCTTGTAGAACAAGTTATGGTTACCCCAGCTGCAGATATTAAACAGGAGTATTATTTTTCCATGATGGTTGACCGTTCTGCTGGTCAACATATAGCTATTATTAGTGCTGAAGGTGGCGTTGACATTGAAACTCTTGCTAAAACAGATCCTGATAAAATTATAAAACACCATTTTACTAAAGACTTTGATAAGCAAATACCGACGCTAGTTGAAAAAGCGTTCCCTAAAAAAATCTTAGATGACAAAAAAATCATAGAAAAAATTACTCAGACACTTGAAAAACTGCATGAATGCTACGTAAAAGAAGATGCTACTTTAGTTGAAGTAAATCCTTTAGTGCTGACTGATGAAAACGATATTTTGGCTTTAGATGCTAAAGTTACCTTAGATGATAACGCTGGTATTCGACACAGTGAACATGAAAAATATGTGCATATTAAAGCAGAAGATCCTAAAGAACTCGAAGCAAAAAAACTAGGACTAAACTACGTGCATTTACAAGGAGAAGTAGGAATTATTGGTAACGGCGCTGGGCTTGTCATGTCAACTTTGGACGTAGTGCAAGGTCAGGGTGAAAAATTTGGTGGAATAAAACCTGCTAATTTCCTAGACATCGGTGGTGGTGCTAGTAGCCAAACTATGAGTAACAGTTTGAACCTAGTGCTTAGCGATGAACAAGTACAATCAGTTTTTATAAACGTATTTGGTGGGATTACTGCCTGCGACAAAGTTGCTGAAGGCATTGTAAAAGCTTTGGGAACTATAGATGAAAATAAAATTAAGCCAATTGTTATTCGCCTAGATGGTAATGCTGTTACACGCGGGCTAGACATTCTACGTGAATATGCTCATCCTAGCATCATTGTTGTTGAAACAATGGACGAAGCCGCATATAAAGCTTGTGAACTAGTGGGGAGTAAAAAGTAA
- the sucD gene encoding succinate--CoA ligase subunit alpha: MTVFLNEKSRVIVQGITGKQGYEHTQKMVYSGTNIVAGVNPRKAGSVVDFQKSEVGSQEKVQVKVFGTVLEAKEETNANVSVVFVPPLYTKSAVIEAIEAGVELIVVITEGVPVHDSIEFCALAKEKGVRIIGPNCPGIISPGKSNVGITPADITGEGCLGLVSKSGTLTYQLMNELSDFGFTTCVGIGGDPVNGTSHIDVIEGFEKDPDTKLIVMIGEIGGDAEERVAEYVKEHVTKPVVAYIAGFTAPEGKTMGHAGAIISGSSGTAQSKADALNRCGVRVGKTPTQTAEIVKEIMAELA, translated from the coding sequence ATGACTGTTTTTTTGAACGAGAAATCACGAGTAATAGTTCAAGGAATTACAGGTAAACAAGGATACGAACATACTCAAAAAATGGTTTACAGTGGTACAAATATTGTAGCTGGAGTAAATCCTAGAAAAGCTGGTAGCGTAGTTGACTTTCAAAAGAGTGAAGTAGGTTCACAAGAAAAAGTTCAAGTGAAAGTTTTCGGCACTGTTTTAGAAGCTAAAGAGGAAACTAACGCTAATGTTAGTGTAGTTTTTGTTCCTCCTTTGTATACTAAATCAGCAGTAATTGAAGCTATTGAAGCTGGTGTTGAACTTATAGTTGTGATTACAGAGGGTGTGCCTGTGCATGATTCTATTGAATTCTGTGCATTAGCTAAAGAAAAAGGCGTCCGTATTATTGGTCCAAACTGCCCAGGAATTATTTCACCAGGTAAATCAAATGTTGGTATTACACCAGCTGATATAACAGGTGAAGGCTGTCTAGGACTTGTATCAAAATCTGGCACATTGACATATCAGCTAATGAATGAGCTATCAGACTTTGGTTTTACAACTTGTGTAGGTATTGGGGGCGATCCAGTCAATGGTACTTCACATATAGACGTTATAGAGGGCTTTGAAAAAGACCCTGACACCAAGCTAATCGTTATGATTGGTGAAATTGGGGGAGATGCTGAAGAACGCGTAGCAGAATACGTGAAAGAACACGTTACTAAGCCAGTAGTTGCTTATATTGCAGGCTTTACAGCTCCTGAAGGTAAAACTATGGGACACGCTGGGGCTATCATTTCTGGTTCTTCAGGTACAGCACAAAGTAAAGCTGATGCCTTGAATCGCTGTGGAGTTAGAGTTGGTAAAACTCCTACTCAAACAGCTGAAATTGTGAAAGAAATAATGGCTGAACTAGCATAA
- the menB gene encoding 1,4-dihydroxy-2-naphthoyl-CoA synthase — protein sequence MENKNITWEKVDKNYADVIYETYNGIAKITINRPEVRNAFRPQTVFELIDAFSLARDDEKIGVIILTGANHGKDVTKEAFCSGGDQKIRGNGGYIGNDSIPRLNVLDLQRLIRIIPKPVIAMVNGYAIGGGHVLHMVCDLSIASENAIFGQTGPKVGSFDGGYGAGYMARLVGHKKAKEIWFLCRQYSAEQALEMGLVNTVVPFELLEAETLKWAEEIMQHSPMALRFLKAAFNADTDGLAGIQQLAGDATLLYYTTDEAKEGRDAFKEKRKPDFSQFPKFP from the coding sequence TTGGAAAATAAAAACATTACTTGGGAAAAAGTAGATAAAAACTATGCTGACGTAATATATGAAACATACAATGGCATAGCTAAAATAACTATCAATCGCCCAGAAGTTAGAAATGCTTTCCGCCCACAAACAGTATTTGAATTAATAGATGCTTTCAGTCTAGCCAGAGATGACGAAAAAATAGGCGTAATAATTCTCACAGGAGCTAATCACGGTAAAGACGTTACAAAAGAAGCATTTTGCTCAGGTGGAGATCAAAAAATACGTGGTAATGGAGGTTATATCGGAAATGATTCAATCCCTAGACTCAATGTATTAGACTTACAAAGACTTATTCGCATAATACCTAAACCAGTAATAGCAATGGTAAATGGATATGCAATAGGCGGAGGCCATGTGTTACACATGGTTTGTGACCTTAGTATAGCTTCTGAAAACGCGATTTTTGGGCAAACAGGACCTAAAGTTGGCTCATTCGATGGTGGGTATGGAGCTGGCTATATGGCACGGCTAGTAGGACACAAAAAAGCTAAAGAAATTTGGTTCCTATGTAGGCAATATAGTGCTGAGCAAGCTCTGGAGATGGGGTTAGTCAACACTGTTGTACCGTTTGAGCTTCTAGAAGCTGAAACGCTGAAATGGGCTGAGGAAATCATGCAACACTCACCTATGGCTTTGCGTTTTCTCAAAGCAGCATTTAACGCTGATACTGATGGTTTAGCTGGAATTCAGCAACTAGCTGGTGATGCTACGCTGCTATATTACACAACTGATGAAGCCAAAGAAGGTCGTGACGCTTTTAAAGAAAAGCGTAAGCCGGATTTCTCTCAATTTCCAAAGTTTCCGTAA
- a CDS encoding DMT family transporter: MKPKPLYLKKSPFEPLIADLQLLMGSLLLSLGVVFIKLAEMQPATISFLRCFIALPFLLLLSAYEFWKARKHPKLEKTTVFWAFISGIVIGVQYVVYAVCVDYTGAGISSVLANCQIFFFPIFALLIDKESIPKSFWILSPLMIFGLVASTGLLGGKVDGITDPVLGFTTGILSGITYAGYLFLNRRCTRQNPHYVITYNTIATTGAGITSLIAAPFMKDFTTNITVENWIWTILLALTAQVLAWIFIAQGSHRVSPNKASSLLMTQPIIAIGLGILFLSETLNLVQTIGCIVVLVSVWIVNRTRTQYKKTNT; encoded by the coding sequence GTGAAACCAAAGCCCTTATACCTAAAGAAAAGTCCATTTGAGCCACTTATAGCAGATTTACAACTACTAATGGGATCCTTGTTATTATCCCTAGGTGTTGTTTTTATTAAGCTAGCTGAAATGCAACCAGCAACCATATCATTTTTACGTTGCTTCATTGCATTACCTTTTCTATTGCTTTTATCAGCATACGAATTTTGGAAAGCACGCAAACATCCTAAACTAGAAAAAACGACAGTTTTCTGGGCTTTTATATCTGGTATAGTAATCGGTGTGCAATACGTAGTTTATGCTGTTTGTGTTGACTATACTGGAGCTGGAATTTCTAGCGTATTAGCCAACTGTCAAATATTCTTCTTCCCAATTTTTGCACTTTTAATCGATAAAGAAAGCATTCCGAAAAGCTTTTGGATTTTGTCACCTCTAATGATTTTCGGTTTAGTTGCATCCACTGGTCTTTTAGGTGGAAAAGTCGACGGAATAACTGACCCTGTATTAGGATTTACAACAGGAATACTAAGCGGTATTACTTACGCAGGATATCTATTCCTAAATAGGCGCTGTACTCGACAAAATCCACACTACGTTATTACTTACAATACTATTGCAACCACTGGTGCTGGCATAACTTCTCTAATTGCTGCTCCATTTATGAAAGACTTTACAACAAATATAACTGTAGAAAACTGGATTTGGACTATATTACTAGCTCTTACTGCTCAAGTGTTAGCTTGGATATTTATAGCACAAGGAAGCCACAGAGTTAGCCCTAACAAAGCTTCTAGTTTACTGATGACTCAACCAATTATTGCTATAGGTTTAGGTATACTTTTCTTATCAGAAACGCTCAACTTGGTACAAACTATAGGTTGCATAGTTGTACTAGTTAGTGTTTGGATAGTAAATAGAACAAGAACTCAGTATAAAAAAACTAATACATAA
- a CDS encoding tetratricopeptide repeat protein produces MEANFRGAFDLSKLVNEKDPVEQNANSEQGNLQTPVASTQQTQAGPVFAGKVPSQGSAFGIDANPQVPVSLDIDDTMLEVAVNQSTKYPIILLVWSAHFEQSKEFVEVFDKIAAEYNGRFQLLKVNIDENPLTQKIFNVETVPFVTALINGGMAPLFTGQMEEDGLREVVDKVLAACLENGVVGTAEYLPAVEVETPEEHRKAMEAFEQGDYATARAAWELALRKDPKDQMAKVGLADLRLRERLDENMDFEVAIEKAKNAAADDFEAKFAGADAMLVMGQVQDSLDTLLSIVLHGDEQTQEEARQRLLDAFEMLGPIDEVAKARRILASYLI; encoded by the coding sequence GTGGAAGCAAACTTTAGAGGTGCTTTTGATTTATCAAAATTAGTGAATGAAAAAGACCCTGTTGAGCAAAATGCTAATAGTGAGCAAGGTAATTTGCAGACACCAGTTGCCAGCACGCAACAAACACAAGCTGGACCAGTATTTGCTGGTAAAGTCCCATCACAGGGCAGTGCTTTTGGTATTGATGCTAACCCACAAGTTCCAGTTAGCTTAGATATTGATGATACTATGCTTGAAGTTGCAGTAAATCAGTCCACTAAATACCCTATTATTCTTTTAGTTTGGTCAGCACACTTTGAACAGTCTAAAGAATTTGTGGAAGTGTTTGACAAGATTGCAGCTGAATACAATGGTCGTTTCCAGCTTTTGAAAGTAAATATTGATGAAAATCCATTGACTCAAAAGATTTTCAACGTTGAAACTGTTCCTTTCGTAACTGCATTAATAAATGGTGGAATGGCGCCATTGTTTACTGGACAAATGGAAGAAGATGGACTTAGAGAAGTTGTAGATAAAGTTCTTGCTGCTTGCTTGGAAAACGGTGTTGTTGGTACTGCTGAATATTTGCCAGCAGTTGAGGTTGAAACTCCTGAGGAACATCGTAAGGCAATGGAAGCTTTTGAACAAGGTGACTATGCTACGGCTCGTGCTGCTTGGGAATTAGCTTTGCGTAAAGATCCAAAAGATCAGATGGCTAAAGTTGGGCTAGCTGATTTGCGTTTGCGTGAACGCTTAGATGAGAATATGGATTTTGAGGTAGCAATTGAGAAAGCTAAGAATGCTGCTGCTGACGATTTTGAAGCTAAGTTTGCTGGAGCTGACGCAATGCTTGTAATGGGACAGGTTCAAGATTCACTGGATACATTGCTGAGCATTGTTCTACATGGTGACGAACAAACTCAAGAGGAAGCACGTCAGCGTTTGCTAGACGCTTTTGAAATGCTTGGTCCAATTGATGAGGTTGCAAAAGCACGTCGTATACTTGCTTCATATCTAATCTAA
- a CDS encoding MFS transporter, translated as MFSVKLWIPLILLIASVLLVAFLTKKFKLNKNQITIFVVLLCFWTSITIIRSYRKLFAVTSIAEGGLGLSLVQAAQIAAAYGLMSTIIRLPMFVTSDIFRKRKIFIQLSLIISGVAALFVFLFPSYSTMYYSSLTIGITASMLAMFNVIFADTFDKEQAVVSTSILTVAPLMSEFISAPIQYFFTSSVPNNFAALWCVSAIFALATFVLSFFIRENTQVQTKFSFTKVKLVLSNKSFLVVSFLAVLISFTRFATSGANMVQMGKLVYGMSPFMLAYLDTVFVAAQIIGGVAAGIYFAKYLGMKNTLITYFVISIIFYIIALFASNPNVIFVTYALNGFAFGGLYNLIVSYAMQDFDKEYRNISMGISQLFFALGIYFGDSVYIWINNLLPNGLFGFYQLKSIFIITSFVALFSILLVTLGVYSDKKKLVSC; from the coding sequence ATGTTTTCAGTAAAACTATGGATACCGCTTATCTTACTTATTGCTTCTGTGCTATTAGTTGCATTTCTAACTAAAAAATTTAAGCTAAATAAAAATCAGATTACAATTTTTGTAGTACTGTTATGTTTTTGGACGAGCATTACAATCATACGTTCATACCGCAAGTTATTTGCTGTGACTTCGATAGCTGAAGGTGGCTTAGGCTTAAGCTTAGTACAGGCTGCCCAAATTGCTGCGGCATATGGGCTCATGAGTACAATCATACGGCTACCTATGTTTGTAACTAGTGACATATTTAGGAAACGTAAAATATTCATTCAGCTGTCGCTGATTATCTCTGGTGTAGCAGCCCTATTTGTGTTCTTATTCCCAAGCTACTCAACGATGTATTACTCTTCGCTTACAATAGGTATTACTGCGTCGATGTTAGCGATGTTTAACGTTATTTTTGCTGATACTTTCGATAAAGAACAAGCTGTAGTTTCCACTTCCATTTTAACTGTAGCTCCATTAATGTCAGAATTTATTTCTGCTCCAATTCAGTATTTCTTTACTTCATCAGTACCTAATAACTTTGCTGCTTTATGGTGTGTATCAGCTATATTCGCACTAGCCACATTCGTTCTTTCGTTCTTTATACGTGAAAATACACAAGTTCAAACAAAATTTAGTTTTACAAAAGTTAAACTAGTGTTGTCAAACAAGAGCTTTTTAGTGGTAAGTTTCCTAGCAGTTCTCATTTCGTTTACCCGTTTTGCAACTAGTGGAGCTAATATGGTGCAAATGGGCAAGCTGGTTTACGGAATGTCACCTTTTATGCTCGCATATTTAGATACTGTCTTTGTTGCCGCTCAGATTATTGGTGGAGTAGCTGCAGGTATTTATTTCGCTAAGTATTTGGGTATGAAAAACACGCTTATTACTTACTTTGTGATATCTATAATTTTCTATATTATTGCTTTGTTTGCGTCAAACCCCAATGTTATTTTTGTAACCTATGCTTTGAACGGTTTTGCATTTGGTGGGTTATATAATTTGATTGTTTCTTACGCTATGCAAGATTTTGATAAAGAGTACAGAAATATAAGTATGGGTATTTCTCAACTATTTTTCGCCCTAGGAATATATTTTGGTGACAGTGTGTATATATGGATAAATAATTTGTTACCTAATGGACTATTTGGTTTCTATCAGCTGAAATCAATATTTATAATTACAAGTTTTGTAGCATTATTTAGCATATTACTTGTAACTTTGGGTGTATATTCTGATAAGAAAAAGCTTGTGAGTTGCTAA